One Setaria viridis chromosome 5, Setaria_viridis_v4.0, whole genome shotgun sequence genomic region harbors:
- the LOC117857189 gene encoding probable serine/threonine-protein kinase At1g54610 isoform X1 translates to MGCVFGRAGASPPAAPRRKRGKEKASPQPGAAAAAAEAGSPSAGGDGRPRRRLGGRKAAGPRQGCVPAAAAAEQLAAGWPPWLVAVAGEALRGWAPRRADTFEKLNKIGSGTYSNVYRARDTVSGRIVALKKVRFDNLEPESVKFMAREILILRRLDHPNVIKLEGLVTSRMSCSLYLVFEYMEHDLAGLAASPDVKFTLPQIKCYMQQLLSGLEHCHDNNVLHRDIKGSNLLLDNNGILKIADFGLATFFDPRHKRPMTSRVVTLWYRPPELLLGATDYGVGIDLWSAGCILAELLYGKPIMPGRTEVEQLHKIFKLCGSPSEEYWKKSKLPHATIFKPQQPYKRCIRETFKDFPASALPLVETLLAIDPAERQTATAALHSDFFSTEPYACDPSSLPTYPPSKEMDAKLRDEEARRLRAAAKAKGEAKRTRPRDRSHRAGPAPEANAEIQANLDQRRRMITHANAKSKSEKFPPPHQDGAMGNPLGSCRHMEPMFEHQDASFSTVVPIEKGTSQTWSGPLFDPSALGQSRRKKQTTLDAKAAAYSKQLQKEKGGIRAR, encoded by the exons ATGGGCTGCGTCTTCGGCCGCGCGGGCGCGTCGCCCCccgcggcgccgaggaggaagaggggcaAGGAGAAGGCGTCCCCGCagcccggcgccgcggcggcggcggccgaggccggGTCACCCTCCGCCGGTGGGGacgggaggccgcggcggcggctcgggggCCGCAAGGCCGCGGGGCCCAGGCAGGGCTGcgtccccgcggccgccgcggcggagcagCTCGCCGCGGGCTGGCCTCCGtggctcgtcgccgtcgccggggaggCCCTCCGCGGgtgggcgccgcgccgcgccgacaCCTTCGAGAAGCTCAATAAG ATAGGATCGGGCACGTACAGCAACGTGTACCGGGCGAGGGACACCGTCTCCGGCCGCATCGTGGCTCTTAAGAAGGTCCGGTTCGACAACCTGGAGCCAGAGAGCGTCAAGTTCATGGCCAGGGAGATACTGATCCTGAGGAGGCTTGACCACCCCAATGTGATCAAATTGGAGGGCTTGGTCACCTCCAGGATGTCATGTAGCCTGTACCTTGTCTTCGAGTACATGGAGCATGACCTTGCTGGGCTCGCAGCGAGCCCTGATGTCAAGTTCACGTTGCCTCAG ATAAAATGTTACATGCAGCAGCTGTTATCGGGGCTTGAGCATTGTCATGACAATAATGTATTGCACCGGGATATTAAAGGGTCAAACTTGTTGTTGGATAATAATGGGATTCTTAAGATTGCGGATTTTGGGTTGGCGACGTTCTTTGATCCACGGCATAAGCGGCCAATGACGAGCCGCGTGGTCACGCTGTGGTATCGGCCACCGGAACTGTTACTTGGTGCCACTGATTATGGTGTAGGCATTGATTTGTGGAGTGCTGGGTGCATTCTGGCAGAGCTTTTGTATGGGAAGCCCATAATGCCTGGGCGCACCGAG GTGGAACAGTTGCACAAGATTTTCAAGCTATGTGGCTCCCCTTCAGAGGAGTATTGGAAGAAGTCTAAACTGCCACATGCAACAATATTCAAACCCCAACAGCCCTATAAACGTTGCATCAGGGAGACATTTAAAGATTTTCCTGCTTCGGCTCTGCCATTGGTTGAAACTTTGCTTGCAATTGATCCAGCTGAGCGTCAAACTGCGACGGCTGCATTGCACAGTGAT TTTTTTTCAACCGAGCCTTATGCTTGTGACCCTTCAAGTTTGCCAACATATCCACCAAGCAAGGAGATGGATGCCAAGTTGAGAGATGAGGAAGCTAGAAG GCTACGAGCTGCTGCAAAGGCCAAAGGAGAAGCAAAAAGGACTCGACCACGGGATCGATCTCACAGGGCTGGACCAGCACCAGAAGCTAATGCAGAGATCCAAGCAAACTTAGAT CAGAGGCGACGGATGATAACCCATGCAAACGCAAAGAGCAAAAGTGAAAAGTTTCCTCCACCACATCAGGACGGAGCGATGGGTAATCCGCTGGGATCCTGTCGTCACATGGAGCCTATGTTTGAGCACCAGGATGCTTCCTTCAGTACAGTAGTCCCCATTGAGAAGGGGACCTCGCAAACATGGTCGGGGCCGTTGTTTGACCCATCAGCTCTTGGACAGTCGAGGCGGAAGAAGCAGACTACCCTAGATGCTAAGGCTGCAGCTTACTCAAAGCAActccaaaaagaaaagggagggaTACGAGCCCGGTAA
- the LOC117857189 gene encoding probable serine/threonine-protein kinase At1g54610 isoform X2, translating into MGCVFGRAGASPPAAPRRKRGKEKASPQPGAAAAAAEAGSPSAGGDGRPRRRLGGRKAAGPRQGCVPAAAAAEQLAAGWPPWLVAVAGEALRGWAPRRADTFEKLNKIGSGTYSNVYRARDTVSGRIVALKKVRFDNLEPESVKFMAREILILRRLDHPNVIKLEGLVTSRMSCSLYLVFEYMEHDLAGLAASPDVKFTLPQIKCYMQQLLSGLEHCHDNNVLHRDIKGSNLLLDNNGILKIADFGLATFFDPRHKRPMTSRVVTLWYRPPELLLGATDYGVGIDLWSAGCILAELLYGKPIMPGRTEVEQLHKIFKLCGSPSEEYWKKSKLPHATIFKPQQPYKRCIRETFKDFPASALPLVETLLAIDPAERQTATAALHSDFFSTEPYACDPSSLPTYPPSKEMDAKLRDEEARRLRAAAKAKGEAKRTRPRDRSHRAGPAPEANAEIQANLDRRRMITHANAKSKSEKFPPPHQDGAMGNPLGSCRHMEPMFEHQDASFSTVVPIEKGTSQTWSGPLFDPSALGQSRRKKQTTLDAKAAAYSKQLQKEKGGIRAR; encoded by the exons ATGGGCTGCGTCTTCGGCCGCGCGGGCGCGTCGCCCCccgcggcgccgaggaggaagaggggcaAGGAGAAGGCGTCCCCGCagcccggcgccgcggcggcggcggccgaggccggGTCACCCTCCGCCGGTGGGGacgggaggccgcggcggcggctcgggggCCGCAAGGCCGCGGGGCCCAGGCAGGGCTGcgtccccgcggccgccgcggcggagcagCTCGCCGCGGGCTGGCCTCCGtggctcgtcgccgtcgccggggaggCCCTCCGCGGgtgggcgccgcgccgcgccgacaCCTTCGAGAAGCTCAATAAG ATAGGATCGGGCACGTACAGCAACGTGTACCGGGCGAGGGACACCGTCTCCGGCCGCATCGTGGCTCTTAAGAAGGTCCGGTTCGACAACCTGGAGCCAGAGAGCGTCAAGTTCATGGCCAGGGAGATACTGATCCTGAGGAGGCTTGACCACCCCAATGTGATCAAATTGGAGGGCTTGGTCACCTCCAGGATGTCATGTAGCCTGTACCTTGTCTTCGAGTACATGGAGCATGACCTTGCTGGGCTCGCAGCGAGCCCTGATGTCAAGTTCACGTTGCCTCAG ATAAAATGTTACATGCAGCAGCTGTTATCGGGGCTTGAGCATTGTCATGACAATAATGTATTGCACCGGGATATTAAAGGGTCAAACTTGTTGTTGGATAATAATGGGATTCTTAAGATTGCGGATTTTGGGTTGGCGACGTTCTTTGATCCACGGCATAAGCGGCCAATGACGAGCCGCGTGGTCACGCTGTGGTATCGGCCACCGGAACTGTTACTTGGTGCCACTGATTATGGTGTAGGCATTGATTTGTGGAGTGCTGGGTGCATTCTGGCAGAGCTTTTGTATGGGAAGCCCATAATGCCTGGGCGCACCGAG GTGGAACAGTTGCACAAGATTTTCAAGCTATGTGGCTCCCCTTCAGAGGAGTATTGGAAGAAGTCTAAACTGCCACATGCAACAATATTCAAACCCCAACAGCCCTATAAACGTTGCATCAGGGAGACATTTAAAGATTTTCCTGCTTCGGCTCTGCCATTGGTTGAAACTTTGCTTGCAATTGATCCAGCTGAGCGTCAAACTGCGACGGCTGCATTGCACAGTGAT TTTTTTTCAACCGAGCCTTATGCTTGTGACCCTTCAAGTTTGCCAACATATCCACCAAGCAAGGAGATGGATGCCAAGTTGAGAGATGAGGAAGCTAGAAG GCTACGAGCTGCTGCAAAGGCCAAAGGAGAAGCAAAAAGGACTCGACCACGGGATCGATCTCACAGGGCTGGACCAGCACCAGAAGCTAATGCAGAGATCCAAGCAAACTTAGAT AGGCGACGGATGATAACCCATGCAAACGCAAAGAGCAAAAGTGAAAAGTTTCCTCCACCACATCAGGACGGAGCGATGGGTAATCCGCTGGGATCCTGTCGTCACATGGAGCCTATGTTTGAGCACCAGGATGCTTCCTTCAGTACAGTAGTCCCCATTGAGAAGGGGACCTCGCAAACATGGTCGGGGCCGTTGTTTGACCCATCAGCTCTTGGACAGTCGAGGCGGAAGAAGCAGACTACCCTAGATGCTAAGGCTGCAGCTTACTCAAAGCAActccaaaaagaaaagggagggaTACGAGCCCGGTAA